The window GAGAGAGCCCCAATTCGTAAAACATGGTGAGAACTAAGGGACGAAGGCTGTTAGCCCACTTAAGATTAACAGGGTTGCAAACAGAAATCGGTGAATGAATTGGtaacccttcctcctccccctccccccataattgttacagtaattgtATAGGGCagaacttccttttaaaaataccagTAGCAGGGCACAGCACTCATGATAAGCCCTGCACTAACAAACCAAAGGTCATAGCCCCACACTCTTGATCAATCCTCAAGTAACAAAGCAACACTGACAGTCTTGTACTCCCAAGCAACCCCACCTAAACAAGCTGCACAGCCTAGTGCTCTTGCAATGATAAATCAGTGGGTGCAAGCACAGCGAAAGAAACATTTCGATTTCAACTTCCGTGAGGTTGATCTAAACAGCTGTGGGTAAAACAAATTATTGTGAGAATTCTGAATGTTGAAGTGATAGTGCCTGGTTAACCAATTGGCTAGTCACCAGAAGGGACAAAAATCTCACAGTACATTAAGAAATCCCACTGTTAATTTCACGGATAAAGATAACTGGCTACATATTCTCCCACAACTCTCCGGCTTTTAAGGACATTATCACTGTGATCTTTTGGACACTGAGGAGTGAAGGATTTGAAGAGTGGAATTGAAGCTGACTTTCTGTATGGCCATGCAGAATGCAGCTCGCTGCCCAACTCTGGGCTGGCTGGAAGGAGATCCTTGTTTCCCAGCAATCTCTTCCTGGCAGTGTGACATGCTGGGGGGTTAGGAGAGGAAAGCTCCTTTCAGTCTGGTGGACTCAAAGGGCGTgcggagagaggggaaggagtgtATTAAGGGGCGGGGGGTGTTTATCCTCCCAGCTCAGTGGTGGAGGGAACCGTCCTAAAGATTCATAAATGACAATTCTTCTGTATTATGGCGTCCTCTTTCCAACTGCAGCCAGCATCTTACACGTATCAAGACATGGTTGAAGCTACCAGTGTGAATGCTGCTGTGCTGAGTTGGGCTGATGTCCCCAGGCACAGTGGCCCCCGCAGTGCCAGGGCTCCTGGGCTCAAGGGATTTTGCGATGGGGCATTTTACttgatttttattggttttgcaCATGTAACCCCGAAGTTCATGGGAGTGCCCTGCACTACTGTTTAATGTAGTTTCTACCTgggaaatttactttaaaatatgattaaaaagtgaaatataaGGTCAGGAATGTTCCTTTTGAAGTGACCCTATGAAAATGTCCtgtaagtatttaaaaatcaatattgaaaTGTTTTACCAGGGCCCTCTACCTGTAGTTACAAGACTGGATCTATATTGCCAATAAGATTTGTTAggcctttacattttaaaaatgtagctcCTCAGTCTATATTACATGGCGGTTGTCtccagctatatatatatataatatatagtaataatatataataaataagcCAATAAAGAAATGTTTCAGTTACATAGGAAACAATTTGTGTTTTCCTACCAGAAGAGATGTTATATTCTGACGTTATGTTTAAAAGGAGGAGTGGAAAAAGCATGATTGCCATAAAAAGAGTTAAACAAAGTGCCTGGTGAATGTTTGCATGGGCTACATTCTGATGCCTAGTGTAAAGGTGATTCGGCCCAGGAAATGATCATTAGTCACATCATTCACAATTCCTTCCCCATTCAGTCTGCACTGAATGGGGACAAAATCATTCTTCTTCACATCTGTGAAGTGCAGAGCCACCAGTGGGGAGGTGTAGTTGACCTGAAAAGGAGAGACACTAGATAAGCACAACACTTGAGAGGGTaggaaaaacatcaaatactCTGTGCCACAGCCCGCGGAATAGTGTTCAGAAaaacaggcctgatcctgcagtggcGTCAACGGGCTTAGCCCTATGGACTCTACGAGGACCAGGAAAGCTGATTTGCACcaggctgaggatctgatccagtatgttTGAAAATGATGGGGACACATTTGAGCTCTCTAATATTATAATCCTCACGGGTCGATTTGTTATTATTCAAGTCAGAAGCCGTGATAAGTAGGGAAGACTAATGAGGTTATAAACTACTTTCTGCTGCTTTAAACTGTTGCTCCTTTGTCTGCAATAATAATGCTCCTTGTGATCAGTGTGCCCAATGTACATGCTCCTGAGAAACCAAGGTCGGGGCATCCAGCTCACGTTTCACAAGGGAGCTATTATTTGCCCTCACATACATTCCATCTGTTTTcacaatgggaattttgttgATCCCACCTCTCTGTCTGAACTCTTATTTTGAATGCGTTTTGCTCACCTAAactgcccaatcctgcaaatagaatcataggactggaagggacctcactgagtcatgtagtccagtcccctgcactcaagccaGGATTAAGTAATAATTAGCCTATTCCtatcaggtgtttgtctaacctattcttaaaaatctccaatgatggagattctacaacctccctcagtaatttgttccagtgcttaaccaccctgataagCCTttgctaatgtccaacctaaacctcccttgctgcaatttaagcccattgcttcttgtcctattctcagaggttaaggagaacaatttttcacctcCCTCCTTGTAAccatcttttatgtacttgaaacttGTCATCTtgtcccctcccagtcttctcttctccagactaaacaaacccagttttttcaatcttccctcataggtcatgtttcttagacctttaatcatttttgttgctctggactttctccaattcgttcacatctttcctgaaatgtggtgcccagaacgggacacagtactccagatgtaaATAGACCCATTAAAAACTAGGGCCGACCTTTTCAAAAGTGGTCACTGATTTGGGGTAGCTCAATTTTTGTCTGCCCAACTTGAGCATGTTGGTCACCACTAAGGAACAGGCCCGTGCATATTCCAAGTTGGGCATCATAATGCCAAGCCATCtcaaatcagtggccactttggaaaatgtcaaaCTATGGTATTACTGCTGTCAGCACATTGAATATGACTGAGCCCCTGGTGAATATtatcatgcccattttacagatggggaaaatgaggcacacaaggtgatcacacagcaagtcagtgtcagagcctgAAATACAACACAGGAGTTCTAAttaccagcccccaccccactgactACTAGTTCACTGTGCCTTCCTGCTGGGTTGTACTTTCCAAATAGGCGCATTTTACAAACAACCACTCCCGCCCCACTCTTTCTccgaggagagattaaagggaAACCAATAGAGCATTAGCCGCCAAGTTTCTACTTACGTGAGTGAGCTTGCCATAGTAGGGATAGTACATGAGATCAAATGTTCCGTTGCCTGGATAGAAGTCCACTGATTTAAGAGCACTTTCATCGCCtttctgtgattaaaaatagGCAGGTGTGTAGTATGAGGGCAGTACAGTACAGCTCCCCTCAGATCAACAACACAATGGGGCTTTGGTGGGCACAAAGAAGAGCCCGAGCACAAAAGGACTAGGTATTTTGACACCTATTTATACAGAGCATATTTACTAATagaaccagctgctgctggaatgaTCAGAGAACAAGTGCGCCATAATGAGCAGGACAAAGGTCATGTTTGCCTCCTATAAATCAGTCTCCATGCTTCACTGCCTCATCATTACTAGCTAAGGGCCTgctctaactcccactgaagccagtggtaGCCTTACCCAGGCCCTGAGTGCTGGGTCACGGACAGACAGGGGGCAGTCTCAGTCCCTCTCTGTCTATGGACCTGCTCCTAGGCAGGGCATAGCTGAGCACTCTCTGCTAGTGGTGTCACTGGAAGCTGGAAGAGCTCAGCATTCTCCAAGAGGTGTTTGGCAGCtcacacaggatcaggccccaaatagAGAGACGCAGGATAATATTTAGCAGTGTCCACCTTCACGGAACTTTACAAACCTGCAGCCCTCACAATGTTCTTAACGCTGGGGCTGGTGAAATGTTTTGGGTGAAagtcatccctggtgtaactccattgcaaTTTATCACCAAATGGgactgcggggggtggggtgggcaggaggcCCTTTCTGCAAATAACACTGGACATTTGTGAAAGAATTACCTGAATGCCACAGTTCACGCTCACAGGTGTCCCATAGCCAGGTCGATAGCCTATGATCTACGAAAAGAAAAGTCATTCATGCTTCTATGAGATGCGAAGCCTGGCCTGTGATACCCAACCAATATCACCTGCCCACTCCagaggtttctctctctccatcttaAGCTTATGTATCTGATCATATTTCATATGAATGCAAGTTATCTTGGAGCCATTTTCTGCCATCAGCACATTATGTCTTCACCCCAAAGGGGGGTGCACATGCCTACTTGTCCTCCTTATGGTCCTGAGCCCCCAGAACTCAGGAATGGAGAAGACCAATAGACTCTCTGCCCCTTCAAGTTGAGGCTATACAATGAAATCTGCATGAAGGGCTCCCACCCCCAAAAGACATCACTTTAAAAATTTCTGAAAGTTTTCCAGTATGATgttcacccttttaaaaaaaaaagagccagttCTACTAGGCAACCAGTTTTTACTGTTTCCTCAAATGGCTGCTTGACCCCTGCTTGGTAGACAAATAGAAGCATACGTATTGAAAATTACTACACTGATCACAATCAAAAGGCCAACCCTTAGTTCTTCAAAAGCTTTTCCAAGCAGCTGATGAATtatctttacatttattttgccaGCAACATATCCTTTGATTCTATTGTATTTGAAGATTTCAGATTTATGCACTGTTCTTTAAAAATGCACAGTTATAAAGAAAGCAGCGTATGGGTCATGACctcagaaaataatttaataccCAGAAAGAAATCCCAGCAAAGAATTATTTTCCTGTTGCCTATTTCTTGACCAAATCAAGGTACAAGGGCCTTTGCAAATTTTCTTTGACAGAATATATCTGCCTGGGAATGGAGCTGCTGTTTTCCACCTGATATGGGGAACTGATTTTAGAGCTGATTTTATTGGCTCAGAGAATTGGCCTTGTTTCAAACCCAGTGTAATAATTAATTTATAGTACTGCCCAAAGagggaattaaaattaatggattttttggtACCCGGTTCATCTTCAGCAAGATGCATGGCTGGCCTTTAGAGTAGCCAAATGTGGGATCCTCAATCCCAGAACAGTTCTGCAGTTGTGATCGCTTGAACTGGCAGGCTTTCTTCTCTTCGCTTTCTGCTCCGTCTTGAACAAAGTACTGGCCTGCTGGGCACTCAATGTTCTTTTCCTCTTGAATGTTGTCATCATAAGCTAAGGTGAACCAAAAGCTGCTGATTAGTGCTTTTCGCACTGTCACCATCTATTCAAATATCAAGACTGCGATTGTCAAAGGCACCAGAGGGAGTTGGAAAATCCCTTCCCAAAAGACAAGGTTTAATACTCAGTTCAGCAGAGTATTTCCATGTATGGAAACCTCACAGACAGAAGTAGGAACATGGGTTTTTATGGTTTAGTTTGTGCTTCACCTTTTCTTCAGACTACATTCATATTTATTGCAATGGCAACTGAAAGCAAAGGGGATAGACTTACTGCTCTGCAGTCTACTAAGGAGCAGAGTCAAGCCCTTCCTAACTGCAGGCTTGTGATGCTGGCAAGCCTTTCCCTGTCCTATTCTCCCATCCTTCTGGGGGTCCCGCGTGGTTTGTTTTCTTGCAGTTTGTCGATGGGGGGCCATCTGCAGGGAGACGAGGCCTGCGCATTGTTAGCAGGATGCCATGGCAGGAGTGAAAAGCAACACTGAAAACTTGGAAGTGAAAGAAAAAGCCGGGAGTAAGAGGAGTGAACGCCCAGGTTCATTTCACTCTGAGGAAGCTGCTAAAGTGCATTGCAGGATGTTGCAGGAGAAATCATTTGAAAggggcattcccccccccccccgcatttccTGTGTGGCTCTGCCCAGACTTGGACATGTTCATTGTCATCTCCTAGAGCCTTTATAACATCAGCTCTTTTGCAAGTGTCACTGAGCTATCGACACCAGTTTAGGTTACATGATGTGTGGGTTGGGCACCACCTCATTCATGCTGGCCAGTGTCTGGAGGGCTTTTTACTGTTTATAAAACGTAACATAAAAGCTACTAGAACAAAGTTATATAAagactgtgcttttttttttgtttaaagctcCAACCAGTTTACCTTGTAGGAAGTCATGCATGCTGTTCACATAAGGCATCCATGTGCTGGGTTCGGAGACATTGAAGGCAATGTTAAATCCATGTAAGTATGGTCTAATCATTACTCCTGGTAAATAAAAAAGGCCCTTGTTGTATTAACCAGTCATGGAGATTCTATAGGCTCAGGTATGTATGTCCAAGAGGTTAATTTGGGTAATTCAgatcaatatttattatttaacattgtattatttcattatttacttATAAgactatgttttagtcatgggtatttttagtgaaagtcacggacaggtcacgggcagtaaacaaaaattcatggtccgtgaccagtccatgacttttactatatacccctgactaaaaggGGGACAGCGCCACAGGTCCTGGGGGTCGCCACGGTTGCGGGGAGATGTGGCCCAAGGGGGCACCATGGGTGCTTGGGGGGAAGCTGGAGAAGATGTtgtgagggctggggcaggctccctgtctctacctggctcctgggaagcagcaacccc of the Dermochelys coriacea isolate rDerCor1 chromosome 9, rDerCor1.pri.v4, whole genome shotgun sequence genome contains:
- the ATP1B4 gene encoding protein ATP1B4, which codes for MEMNATSGGAEGQRKIYHQKPENEDEERAEHSEDEQEKCKEKMGKKTLADVIQELKTFLWKSEKKECMGRTAQSWGLILFFYLILYTFLAGMFSFCLYGLLLALSPYTPTYRDRVSPPGVMIRPYLHGFNIAFNVSEPSTWMPYVNSMHDFLQAYDDNIQEEKNIECPAGQYFVQDGAESEEKKACQFKRSQLQNCSGIEDPTFGYSKGQPCILLKMNRIIGYRPGYGTPVSVNCGIQKGDESALKSVDFYPGNGTFDLMYYPYYGKLTHVNYTSPLVALHFTDVKKNDFVPIQCRLNGEGIVNDVTNDHFLGRITFTLGIRM